The sequence below is a genomic window from Nocardia fluminea.
GGTGATACATCAGCACCGGGACGAATCCGAGTTCGTTGGCGGCGATCTCCGCCGGGTTCGGCGGTGGTGGTTTCGGCGTCGTCACCGGCACCGCCGTGTGCGCCGAGGTCGCTTCCTTGTCCACCGCCGCACAGGCCGTGAGTGCGGCCGCCAGCGCCGCCGCAGATACGAGCCGCAATATTGTGTTCGAACCGCCCGTCATCAATGCGATATTACGCCGCGGCGACGGATTACAGTCGATCTATCGATACCGAGTACGCCGCGTCGGAATTACGAAATAGTTGGCGTGTCAATGGTTTTGGAAGGCGGTGTTGACGGTGGAATGGCAGCTCCGGTCGGCCGGTCGACGGCGGTGGATACCCCCCGTTATCGGTATTGCCCTCGCGTCGCTGGTCATCACTTCGGTAGCGGGATTCGCGCTGAGTAGATCCGCGGAATCGGCGGTCGCCGACACCGTACCGCCGACGCTGCGGATGACACCGACCGATCCGGTGAGCTCCTATCGTGCGCCGGTCGTGGTGCGCGGCACCGCCGTCGACGCGGCTCGCGTATCCATCGGACCCGATTCGGTGGTCCCCGCCGCGGACGGGACATTCGAACTCTCGGTGCGCTGGGCGCCCGCCTTCGAGGTCGTCGCGACGGACGCCGTCGGCAATCAGTCCAGCAGCACCGTGGTCACGGCGCAGTCGCTGCCCCGGATGCGCGCGGTGCACGTCACCGCGCACGCGTGGTCGCACGAGGGACTGCGCGAAGCTGTCCTCGATCTCGCCCGCGAAGGCCGTATCGATACCGTGCAGCTCGACATCAAGGACGAGGACGGCGTCATCGGCTACGCCTCCCAGGTGCCGCTGGCGCTCGAATCCGGTGCCGCCGCGGCGATCTACGATGCCCCGGCCGCCCTGCGGCAACTGCACGACATGGGTTTGCAGGTAGTCGGCCGCATCGTCGCATTCCGTGATCCGACGCTCGCGAGTTGGGCCTGGCACAACGGCCGGCCCGACTGGGTTGTCCAGAATCCCTCCGGGCAACCTTATTCCAGCCATTACGGCCCGATCGCCTTTACCAATTTCGCCGACCCCGGCGTTCGTGGATACAACATCGCGCTCGCGGTCGAGGCGGCGCAACTCGGCTTCGACGGCATCATGTACGACTACGTCCGCCGTCCCGACGGCAGCTTGAACAGCATGCGTTTCGCCGGCCTCACCGACACCCCCACCGCCGCGGTCGCGGGCTTCCTCGCCGAGAGCCGCTACCCCGTGCACGCCGCGGGCGCGCACCTGAGCGCCGCGGTCTACGGAATCGCGTCCACCCGCCCCGACCAGATCGCCCAGGACATCCCGCTGATGGCCCGCAGTGTCGACTTCGTGGCGCCCATGATCTACCCGTCACATTGGGGCCCCGGCGAATACGGCGTCGCGAACCCCAACGCCCAGCCCTACGACATCATCTTCCGTTCACTGCGAGACTTCACGGCGGCCACGGCGGGCACGGGCGCGAAAGTGGCACCGTGGCTCCAGGACTTCAGCCTCGGCGTGACCTACGGTGACGCCGAACTCCGCGCCCAGATCGACGCCACCCGAGACGCGGGCATCGACAGCTTCTTCCTCTGGAACGCCGCCACCCGCTACCACGGCGGCGGCCTCCAACCCGCCTGAGGCGGCGGATGAACCGCCACCGAACTACTCGGCTGTCTCCGCTGGGTCGAGGCCGGCCTGTTTCGGGGCCGCGGGCACCCATTCGCGCAGCGGTTGCATCACCGCGCCGTAGAAGGCGTCGGTGGCGGTGGTGACGCTGGCGATGAAACTGGCCGCGGTGCCGGAGCGCTTGTTGCCCATCGGGAAAGTCTGTTCGAGGGTGAACGAGACTATCGGGCTGGTGCGGCCGTCGATGAGCGATTTGGGTGTGGTGCGAACGGTGTCGAGGAATTCACAGGTTTCGTTGCCGCGTTCGGCGAAGACGGCTTCGACCTGGACGCGGCCGGGCGCATCGGTGAGTTGTTTGGTCAGCCACGACACCCGGCGGGCTTGCGTGCCCTCGTCGGGCGCGGCGATGGTGGTGCGGCAGCGGACTTTGTTCGTCCGCACATCGGCGATGACAGTGAGGTCGCCCGCGGTTTCGGGGATGCGCAGGACGGCCTCGAACGAGCCGTCGGTGGCCAGCCGTTCGGCGACGGCGGCGGCACGCAGGGCTGGGTCGGAGTGGAACTTGCGGGCGAGCACATGCTTGACCTCGACACCGAGTTCGGCGGTGAGCCGCAGCGCGAGATGCCTGCCCAGCGACACCCACGTGTCGGCGACCGTCAGCGCTTTCGCGTCGCCCGCCCGCAGCGTTCCCTGGGTGACGGCGTCGCGGATGGTGACC
It includes:
- a CDS encoding putative glycoside hydrolase; protein product: MSSYRAPVVVRGTAVDAARVSIGPDSVVPAADGTFELSVRWAPAFEVVATDAVGNQSSSTVVTAQSLPRMRAVHVTAHAWSHEGLREAVLDLAREGRIDTVQLDIKDEDGVIGYASQVPLALESGAAAAIYDAPAALRQLHDMGLQVVGRIVAFRDPTLASWAWHNGRPDWVVQNPSGQPYSSHYGPIAFTNFADPGVRGYNIALAVEAAQLGFDGIMYDYVRRPDGSLNSMRFAGLTDTPTAAVAGFLAESRYPVHAAGAHLSAAVYGIASTRPDQIAQDIPLMARSVDFVAPMIYPSHWGPGEYGVANPNAQPYDIIFRSLRDFTAATAGTGAKVAPWLQDFSLGVTYGDAELRAQIDATRDAGIDSFFLWNAATRYHGGGLQPA